The proteins below are encoded in one region of Zetaproteobacteria bacterium:
- the hemB gene encoding porphobilinogen synthase: protein MTLPTLPLRMRRMRASAALRAMVRETLLSPQDLIYPIFVDETIDRPRPVESMPGVSRLPLSSVAAVARQTAALGIPGLMLFGIPARKDAVGSSGWDADGIVQRAIAEAKDAAPELVVIPDTCFCEYTDHGHCGVLDGERLLNDATLKNLQLEALSYARAGADMIAPSGMIDGMVAAIRSALDEEGFQQIPIMSYAVKYASAWYGPFRDAADSAPGFGDRSTYQMDPANGREAMREAALDLAEGADILMVKPGLAYLDVLCRLRDRFDCPLAVYNVSGEYAMIRQAAANGWVDERRVVLETMTSFKRAGADLILTYFALDVARWLGDA from the coding sequence ATGACACTACCCACCCTTCCGCTGCGCATGCGCCGCATGCGTGCCAGCGCGGCGCTCCGCGCCATGGTGCGAGAGACCCTGCTCTCCCCGCAGGATCTGATCTATCCGATCTTCGTCGACGAGACCATCGACCGGCCCCGGCCGGTGGAGAGCATGCCGGGTGTCTCCCGGCTGCCGCTCTCCTCGGTGGCGGCGGTCGCCCGCCAGACTGCGGCGCTGGGGATTCCGGGGCTGATGCTCTTCGGCATCCCGGCGCGCAAGGATGCCGTCGGCAGCTCCGGCTGGGATGCCGACGGCATCGTGCAACGGGCCATCGCCGAGGCGAAGGATGCGGCACCGGAGCTGGTCGTGATCCCCGATACCTGCTTCTGCGAGTATACCGACCACGGCCACTGCGGCGTGCTCGACGGCGAGCGGCTGCTCAACGACGCCACGCTGAAGAATCTGCAGCTGGAGGCGCTCTCCTACGCCCGTGCCGGCGCCGACATGATCGCCCCGTCGGGGATGATCGACGGCATGGTGGCGGCGATCCGCAGCGCCCTCGACGAGGAGGGTTTCCAGCAGATTCCGATCATGTCCTACGCCGTCAAGTACGCCTCGGCCTGGTATGGTCCGTTCCGCGATGCGGCCGACTCCGCCCCCGGCTTCGGCGACCGCTCCACCTACCAGATGGATCCGGCCAACGGCCGCGAGGCGATGCGTGAGGCGGCGCTGGATCTGGCCGAGGGGGCGGACATCCTGATGGTCAAGCCGGGGCTGGCTTATCTCGATGTGCTGTGCCGGCTGCGTGATCGCTTCGACTGCCCGCTGGCCGTGTACAACGTCTCCGGCGAGTACGCCATGATCCGGCAGGCGGCGGCCAACGGCTGGGTGGACGAGCGGCGGGTGGTGCTGGAGACGATGACCAGCTTCAAGCGGGCCGGCGCCGATCTCATCCTCACCTACTTCGCGCTCGACGTGGCCCGCTGGCTGGGTGACGCATGA
- a CDS encoding bifunctional aldolase/short-chain dehydrogenase, which yields MINRWDAARAAALADDPLALRVYSSRLLGAEPSLVLHGGGNTSVKTTEHDLFGDPVETLWVKGSGWDLATIEKAGFAPVRLKTLQRMAELPELSDRAMVRHQRAAMLDPTAPNPSVEAILHAIIPYRFVDHTHADAVVTICHTPDGEAALRELYGGRMLLLPYVMPGFDLARQVFAVSRELDWGGIEGIILFQHGIFTFADDAEASYRRMIDAVSTAEQWLGARTTARAIATQPTGRPDPLALAAIRKQVADLRGTGTIALCNTTTRPFADRPDVAQITARGPLTPDHIIRTKRTPVVLQGDAAAAITAYAEDYRDYFARHHRGETMLNPAPCWAVWPGVGTIAFGGSPQEATIVDDIVRHTVVAIDRAEQLGGWQALGEAELFAVEYWELEQAKLARGGNKPELAGRIALVTGAASGIGKATVEALRASGAAVAALDVDRAGLDALGGDPGVEAICCDMTDRRQVVEAVERSVRRFGGLDIVVSNAGVFPPSSPIEAMDAAAWQQSLTLNLTSHQWLLTAAAPFLKLGVAPAVIINGSKNVPAPGPGAAAYSVAKAGLTQLARVAALELGAAGIRVNTVHPNGVFDTALWSEALLADRAARYGLTVEQYKRNNLLRCEVTSRDVARMITAMAGDTFRATTGAQVPVDGGNERVI from the coding sequence ATGATCAACCGCTGGGATGCGGCGCGCGCGGCGGCGCTGGCCGACGATCCCCTCGCCCTGCGCGTCTACAGCTCGCGCCTGCTCGGCGCCGAGCCGTCGCTGGTGCTGCACGGCGGCGGCAACACCTCGGTCAAGACCACCGAGCACGACCTCTTCGGCGACCCGGTGGAGACGCTGTGGGTCAAGGGGAGCGGCTGGGATCTGGCCACCATCGAGAAGGCCGGCTTCGCGCCGGTGCGGCTGAAAACGCTCCAGCGCATGGCCGAGCTGCCCGAGCTCTCCGACCGCGCCATGGTGCGCCACCAGCGGGCGGCGATGCTCGATCCGACCGCGCCCAACCCGTCGGTGGAGGCGATCCTGCACGCCATCATCCCCTACCGCTTCGTCGACCACACCCATGCCGACGCGGTGGTGACCATCTGCCATACTCCCGACGGCGAAGCGGCCCTCCGCGAGCTCTACGGAGGGCGGATGCTGCTGTTGCCCTATGTCATGCCCGGCTTCGACCTGGCCCGGCAGGTCTTTGCCGTCAGCCGGGAGCTCGACTGGGGTGGGATCGAGGGGATCATCCTGTTTCAGCACGGCATCTTCACCTTCGCCGACGACGCCGAGGCCAGCTACCGCCGCATGATCGACGCGGTCAGCACCGCCGAACAGTGGCTGGGGGCGCGCACCACCGCCCGGGCCATCGCCACACAGCCGACCGGCCGGCCCGATCCGCTGGCCCTTGCCGCCATCCGCAAGCAGGTGGCCGACCTGCGCGGTACAGGCACCATCGCGCTGTGCAACACCACCACCCGCCCCTTCGCCGACCGCCCCGATGTGGCGCAGATCACCGCCCGCGGCCCGCTCACCCCCGACCACATCATCCGCACCAAGCGGACACCGGTGGTGCTGCAGGGCGATGCCGCCGCGGCCATCACCGCCTACGCCGAGGACTACCGCGACTACTTCGCCCGCCACCACCGCGGGGAGACGATGCTCAACCCCGCCCCGTGCTGGGCCGTCTGGCCGGGGGTGGGCACCATCGCCTTCGGCGGATCGCCGCAGGAGGCAACCATCGTCGACGACATCGTCCGCCACACCGTGGTGGCGATCGACCGCGCCGAACAGCTCGGCGGCTGGCAGGCGCTGGGCGAGGCGGAGCTCTTTGCCGTCGAATACTGGGAGCTGGAGCAGGCCAAGCTGGCCCGTGGCGGCAACAAGCCGGAGCTGGCCGGGCGGATCGCGCTGGTCACCGGGGCGGCCAGCGGCATCGGCAAGGCGACGGTGGAGGCGCTGCGCGCCTCCGGCGCGGCGGTGGCGGCGTTGGACGTCGATCGGGCCGGGCTCGACGCCCTGGGCGGCGACCCCGGGGTGGAGGCGATCTGCTGCGACATGACCGACCGCCGGCAGGTGGTCGAGGCGGTGGAGCGCTCTGTACGCCGCTTCGGCGGGCTGGACATCGTCGTCTCCAACGCCGGGGTGTTCCCCCCCTCCTCCCCCATCGAGGCGATGGATGCCGCCGCGTGGCAACAGAGCTTGACGCTCAACCTGACCAGCCATCAGTGGCTGCTCACCGCCGCCGCCCCCTTCCTCAAGCTGGGCGTCGCGCCGGCGGTGATCATCAACGGCTCGAAGAACGTGCCGGCGCCGGGCCCGGGTGCCGCAGCCTACTCGGTGGCCAAGGCGGGGCTGACCCAGCTGGCGCGGGTGGCCGCGCTCGAGCTGGGGGCTGCCGGCATCCGGGTGAACACCGTCCACCCCAACGGAGTCTTCGACACCGCCCTCTGGAGCGAGGCGCTGCTGGCCGACCGGGCCGCCAGATACGGGCTGACCGTGGAGCAGTACAAACGCAACAACCTGCTGCGCTGCGAGGTGACCAGCCGCGATGTGGCACGCATGATCACCGCCATGGCCGGCGATACCTTCCGCGCCACCACCGGCGCACAGGTGCCGGTCGACGGCGGCAACGAACGGGTGATCTAG
- a CDS encoding threonylcarbamoyl-AMP synthase, with translation MRLHPERPALRLLDQAAAALRGGAFAVVATDTTYAMVAAPESHAALEAIRRLRRLERGHLWSLMCADLSQASRYVRMDNPAHRLLRRLLPGPYTFILPATSMVPRRLFGKRRAIGVRIPRLPLCAGLLERMDGPLLATTMQFPDEEGPACDPDRIDERICGHDAILLDAGWGGSETTTVVDLCGDAPELIRAGCGEWPIAR, from the coding sequence CTGCGTCTCCATCCCGAGCGTCCCGCCCTCCGACTGCTGGATCAGGCGGCGGCGGCGCTGCGCGGCGGTGCCTTCGCCGTGGTGGCGACCGACACCACCTATGCCATGGTCGCCGCGCCGGAGTCGCATGCCGCGCTGGAGGCGATCCGCCGTCTGCGCCGGCTGGAGCGTGGCCATCTCTGGTCGCTGATGTGCGCCGATCTGTCACAGGCCTCCCGCTATGTGCGGATGGACAACCCCGCCCATCGTCTGCTGCGCCGGCTGCTGCCCGGGCCCTACACCTTCATCCTGCCGGCCACCTCGATGGTGCCCCGGCGCCTGTTCGGCAAACGGCGGGCCATCGGGGTGCGGATTCCGCGGTTGCCGCTCTGCGCCGGGCTCCTGGAGCGGATGGATGGTCCGCTGCTGGCCACCACCATGCAGTTCCCCGACGAGGAGGGGCCGGCCTGTGACCCAGATCGGATCGATGAGCGCATCTGCGGCCATGACGCCATCCTCCTCGATGCCGGCTGGGGTGGGAGCGAGACCACCACGGTGGTCGATCTCTGCGGGGATGCGCCGGAGCTGATTCGCGCCGGCTGCGGGGAGTGGCCGATTGCCCGCTGA
- the recQ gene encoding DNA helicase RecQ has product MASKTKQRQAKQILNDIFGYAEFRPMQDEVIFSLLDGRDAFVLMPTGGGKSLCYQIPSIMREGTGIVVSPLISLMKDQVDALTRCGVKAAYYNSSLKSAEAREVLQRFESGELDLLYVAPERLLTKSFLKRLEQVKVALFAIDEAHCVSQWGHDFRPEYVRLGELRKLFPKVPMLALTATADMQTREDIAKCLGLTRARRYISSFDRPNIRYLIAEKRQPLTQILQFLEDWKNASGIIYCLSRKRVEDLAVNLQRHGIRAAAYHAGMPARVREKVQDDFLRDHVQVIVATIAFGMGVDKPNVRFVIHHDLPKSIESYYQETGRAGRDGLESEALMLYGSGDVNLVRRLIDNVEDPHQRQVEIHKLNSMIALSEGLTCRRRVLLGYFGEELEEDCNNCDICLDPPETYDATDLARLVHDCVRELGGGYSVGYVVDVLRGNGHARIKNRGHHKIPSFGKGKEINGDEWTSIIRQLIHRGYFQQDVSNKSALLPTERAADLAGGARITLAKYQPMMRRKLKRFSRNRDDHLFRKLVEMRDKLAEEEDVAPHVLISDVALSEMSQIEEIHDVSDLASISGMGKYKLEAYGEAFAEVLKSHAEQKAQEEESGEDGAPVLLAKGPPATDAQAFTWTLYKAGHSVEEIANMQNISTTTVMKHFIALVRAGHYIDVPALIGPAFDSLMIELDDADPYASLSEIKRDLSVELTTEEFRLLLAWREALGVS; this is encoded by the coding sequence ATGGCAAGCAAGACGAAACAGCGACAGGCAAAACAGATCCTCAACGACATCTTCGGCTACGCCGAGTTTCGCCCGATGCAGGACGAGGTGATCTTCTCGTTGCTCGACGGCCGCGACGCCTTCGTGCTGATGCCGACCGGCGGCGGCAAGTCCCTCTGCTACCAGATCCCCTCGATCATGCGTGAGGGGACCGGCATCGTGGTCTCGCCGCTCATCTCGCTGATGAAGGATCAGGTCGACGCCCTGACCCGCTGCGGGGTCAAGGCAGCCTACTACAACTCCTCGCTCAAATCGGCCGAAGCGCGGGAGGTGTTGCAGCGCTTCGAGAGCGGCGAGCTCGACCTGCTCTACGTGGCGCCGGAGCGGCTCCTGACCAAGAGCTTCCTCAAGCGGCTGGAGCAGGTCAAGGTGGCCCTCTTCGCCATCGACGAGGCCCACTGCGTCTCGCAGTGGGGCCACGACTTTCGGCCGGAATATGTGCGGCTGGGGGAGCTGCGCAAGCTCTTCCCCAAGGTGCCGATGCTGGCGCTGACCGCCACCGCCGACATGCAGACCCGCGAGGACATCGCCAAATGCCTCGGCCTGACCCGGGCGCGACGCTACATCTCCAGCTTCGATCGTCCCAACATCCGTTACCTCATCGCCGAGAAGCGGCAGCCGCTGACCCAGATCCTGCAGTTCCTCGAGGACTGGAAGAACGCCTCGGGCATCATCTACTGCCTGTCGCGCAAGCGGGTGGAGGATCTGGCGGTCAACCTGCAGCGCCACGGCATCCGGGCGGCCGCCTACCACGCCGGCATGCCGGCGCGGGTACGCGAGAAGGTGCAGGACGATTTCCTGCGCGACCACGTGCAGGTGATCGTCGCCACCATCGCCTTCGGCATGGGGGTGGACAAGCCCAACGTCCGCTTCGTCATCCACCACGATCTACCCAAGTCGATCGAGAGCTACTACCAGGAGACCGGCCGCGCCGGCCGTGACGGGCTGGAGTCGGAGGCCTTGATGCTCTACGGGTCGGGCGACGTCAACCTGGTGCGGCGGCTGATCGACAACGTGGAGGACCCCCATCAGCGACAGGTGGAGATCCACAAGCTCAACAGCATGATCGCCCTCTCCGAGGGGCTGACCTGCCGCCGCCGGGTGTTGCTCGGCTACTTCGGCGAGGAGCTGGAGGAGGACTGCAACAACTGCGACATCTGCCTCGACCCTCCGGAGACCTACGACGCCACCGACCTGGCCCGACTGGTGCACGACTGCGTGCGCGAACTCGGCGGCGGCTACAGCGTCGGCTACGTGGTCGACGTGCTGCGGGGCAACGGCCACGCCCGGATCAAGAACCGCGGCCACCACAAGATCCCCTCCTTCGGCAAGGGGAAGGAGATCAACGGCGACGAGTGGACCTCGATCATCCGCCAGCTGATCCACCGCGGCTACTTCCAGCAGGACGTGAGCAACAAGTCGGCGCTGTTGCCGACCGAGCGGGCCGCCGACCTGGCCGGCGGTGCGCGCATCACCCTGGCCAAGTACCAGCCGATGATGCGGCGCAAGCTCAAGCGCTTCTCCCGTAACCGCGACGACCACCTCTTCCGCAAGCTGGTCGAGATGCGCGACAAGCTGGCCGAAGAGGAGGATGTCGCCCCCCACGTGCTGATCAGCGACGTCGCCCTCTCCGAGATGAGCCAGATCGAGGAGATCCACGACGTCTCCGACCTCGCCTCGATCAGCGGCATGGGCAAATACAAGCTCGAGGCCTACGGCGAGGCCTTCGCCGAGGTGTTGAAGAGCCACGCCGAGCAGAAGGCGCAGGAGGAGGAGTCCGGCGAGGATGGCGCGCCGGTGCTGCTGGCCAAGGGGCCGCCGGCGACCGACGCCCAGGCCTTCACCTGGACGCTGTACAAGGCGGGCCACTCGGTCGAAGAGATCGCCAACATGCAGAACATCAGCACCACCACGGTGATGAAGCACTTCATCGCGCTGGTGCGCGCCGGCCACTACATCGACGTGCCGGCGCTGATCGGCCCGGCGTTCGACTCGTTGATGATCGAGCTCGACGACGCCGATCCCTACGCATCGCTCAGCGAGATCAAGCGCGACCTGTCGGTGGAGCTGACCACCGAAGAGTTCCGGCTGCTGTTGGCCTGGCGCGAGGCGCTCGGCGTCTCCTGA
- a CDS encoding uroporphyrinogen-III synthase, protein MTEPEGRDAAVVARLAGRVVLVTRAAGQAAATVRAVERRGGRALCLPCLELRFDAEEAARALAALRSGPEVPLLITSSNGVASLRAHASDAELARLLAGRPLFAVGRKSAAALQALGLRDCIVPEVTSQLGMADYWSRHGWPTRLIFVRAAHGRDDLPPLLAAHGCRCSLFACYDSVVPEGAPPSEVLEALDEGRVDAVLLGSGATARGLVSRVGIARARRPVAVAISDRVAREAAELGLRVQVVAPTASFDAMLDALARHLDGATSA, encoded by the coding sequence ATGACCGAGCCGGAGGGGCGGGACGCGGCGGTTGTGGCGCGCCTCGCCGGGCGTGTCGTGCTGGTCACCCGGGCGGCGGGACAGGCGGCGGCGACGGTGCGCGCCGTCGAGCGGCGCGGCGGACGGGCGCTCTGTCTGCCCTGTTTGGAGCTGCGCTTCGACGCGGAGGAGGCGGCGCGTGCGCTGGCGGCGCTGCGCTCCGGACCGGAGGTGCCGCTGTTGATCACCAGCAGCAACGGGGTGGCGAGCCTGCGCGCACATGCCTCCGATGCGGAGCTTGCGCGGCTGCTGGCCGGGCGGCCGCTCTTCGCCGTCGGCCGCAAGAGCGCGGCCGCCCTGCAGGCGCTGGGGCTGCGCGACTGCATCGTCCCGGAGGTGACCTCTCAGCTGGGGATGGCCGACTACTGGTCGCGCCACGGCTGGCCTACGCGGTTGATCTTCGTGCGGGCCGCACACGGTCGCGACGATCTGCCGCCGCTGCTGGCCGCCCACGGCTGCCGCTGCAGCCTCTTTGCCTGCTACGACAGCGTGGTGCCGGAGGGGGCGCCACCGTCGGAGGTGCTCGAGGCGCTCGACGAGGGCAGGGTGGACGCGGTGCTTCTGGGCAGCGGCGCCACCGCGCGCGGGCTGGTCTCCCGCGTGGGGATCGCGCGGGCACGTCGGCCGGTGGCCGTGGCGATCAGCGACCGGGTGGCCAGGGAGGCGGCGGAACTCGGTCTGCGCGTGCAGGTCGTGGCGCCGACGGCTAGCTTTGATGCCATGCTCGATGCGCTCGCGCGCCACCTCGATGGAGCCACATCGGCATGA
- a CDS encoding AsmA family protein produces the protein MPQAGQRGTALAAGRAGTAGGGSGADAAPSAPAQAERGGGPAGLGAGGGAAHGGWGVGVGRPLLPTGLRRCWRGGAPVIRLLKYAALLAALLIGALLAAPFVIDVNDYRDEIGRRVEQATGRAFTIGSIRASLFPWIGLELKDVRMANAAGFSRPDFLRAGELQIQVEVMPLLDREVVIRSLRLVAPQIFLERNARGEGNWRDLTGSGGAPAPAASTHAPVRGAPQAGRGAAGAHAHGAGLLRRLAARAIVIERGHLAWRDAEGRGLDVGDLQLEIHDLQQERPVPFALSATVAGNTVQLDGRLGPLGSLESLDPARIPLQLHLQAQAVALTSFRSFTGPLPDALGGEPVAAVDLKLEQRPDGMRVCAGSLGLSSGGAPARFARMNASWQAEINSSFDLQLRSASLSLDGKQLIQLNGTVTGLTGHPRARLRLKSAALSREWLAGYLPALKQLYAAHPDPWRTVQFGALVRGDADKVAFEDLQLLLNGEVLQGEGSWRGGKEPAVHLLLAGRTLHLDPWLPQPKPSEQGDATPVAPPEPAGGALIGGKGTAKAPANSAEPDLRGFANWQIDARLTIDTLTVHKLEMQHLQLTAKGRRGRYRLDPLRFNLAGGKVEERASIDIKRYPLAWTESLHLRGVRVLPVLFALADTDLLDGTVEMETSLNGRGAVAERAASRLNGKGRLKIRDGRIKGIDIAGTLRNLTTFGQQHGPKQTDFSTLSGSFTIANGLLDNRDLFIASPLFRLTGHGTVDLAAKRLDYHAKPKLVGTLTGQGDTLPVRKGLAVPLHITGSFDKPRITPEIDPMTLINSVGGLLKGGASGVGSVIKGAGQGAGKLIEGVTGGIGAGVGGVLGAVLGGGQGRQPEAGTRQGARIEPKPKAAPGPARIAPRIQPKKPQPATLPPAIGDLLQGF, from the coding sequence TTGCCGCAAGCAGGCCAACGTGGCACAGCGCTGGCTGCTGGTCGAGCTGGCACGGCAGGCGGAGGATCGGGAGCGGATGCAGCACCATCTGCGCCAGCTCAAGCGGAGCGCGGAGGGGGCCCGGCTGGCTTGGGCGCTGGAGGCGGAGCAGCACATGGAGGCTGGGGAGTGGGAGTCGGCCGCCCGCTGCTACCGACAGGCCTGCGCCGATGCTGGCGTGGGGGAGCGCCCGTGATCCGATTGCTGAAGTATGCGGCGCTGCTGGCGGCGCTGCTGATCGGTGCGCTGCTGGCCGCGCCGTTCGTCATTGATGTCAACGACTATCGCGATGAGATCGGCCGCCGGGTGGAGCAGGCCACCGGCCGCGCCTTCACCATCGGCTCGATCCGCGCCTCGCTCTTCCCGTGGATCGGGCTGGAGCTCAAGGATGTGCGCATGGCCAACGCGGCCGGCTTCTCCCGGCCCGATTTCCTGCGCGCCGGCGAGTTGCAGATTCAGGTGGAGGTGATGCCGCTGCTCGATCGCGAGGTGGTGATCCGCTCGCTGCGGCTGGTCGCGCCGCAGATCTTTCTGGAGAGGAACGCCCGCGGCGAGGGCAACTGGCGGGATTTGACCGGCAGCGGCGGCGCGCCCGCACCGGCCGCCTCGACGCATGCCCCAGTGCGGGGGGCGCCGCAGGCCGGGAGGGGGGCGGCCGGTGCTCATGCCCATGGCGCGGGGCTGTTGCGCCGGCTGGCCGCCCGCGCCATCGTGATCGAACGGGGCCATCTCGCCTGGCGGGATGCCGAGGGGCGGGGGCTGGATGTCGGTGACCTGCAGCTGGAGATCCACGACCTGCAGCAGGAGCGGCCGGTGCCGTTTGCCTTGTCGGCCACCGTCGCCGGCAACACGGTGCAACTGGACGGGCGGCTGGGGCCGCTCGGCAGCCTGGAATCGCTCGATCCGGCACGCATCCCGCTGCAACTGCATCTGCAGGCGCAGGCGGTGGCGCTGACCTCGTTCCGTTCCTTTACCGGCCCGCTGCCCGATGCGCTGGGGGGCGAGCCGGTGGCGGCGGTCGATCTCAAGCTGGAGCAGCGCCCGGACGGGATGCGGGTCTGTGCCGGCAGTCTGGGGCTCTCCAGCGGTGGCGCGCCGGCCCGGTTCGCCCGGATGAACGCCAGCTGGCAGGCGGAGATCAATTCCAGCTTTGATCTGCAACTGCGCTCGGCCTCGCTGTCGCTGGACGGGAAGCAGCTGATTCAGCTCAACGGCACGGTGACCGGGTTGACCGGTCATCCGCGCGCCCGGCTGCGGCTGAAGAGCGCTGCGCTCAGCCGGGAGTGGCTGGCCGGCTACCTGCCGGCGCTGAAGCAGCTCTATGCGGCCCATCCCGATCCGTGGCGCACGGTGCAGTTCGGTGCGCTGGTGCGCGGTGATGCCGACAAGGTGGCCTTCGAGGATCTGCAGCTGCTGCTCAACGGCGAGGTGCTGCAGGGCGAGGGCTCGTGGCGCGGCGGCAAGGAGCCGGCGGTACATCTGCTGCTTGCCGGTCGCACGCTTCATCTCGATCCATGGCTGCCGCAGCCGAAGCCGTCGGAGCAGGGCGACGCAACGCCTGTGGCCCCTCCTGAGCCGGCTGGTGGCGCGTTGATCGGCGGCAAGGGTACGGCGAAGGCCCCGGCAAACAGCGCCGAGCCCGATCTGCGCGGCTTTGCCAACTGGCAGATCGATGCCCGGCTGACCATCGACACGCTCACCGTCCACAAGCTGGAGATGCAGCATCTTCAGTTGACCGCAAAGGGGCGGCGCGGGCGCTACCGGCTCGATCCGCTGCGCTTCAATCTGGCCGGCGGCAAGGTGGAGGAGCGGGCCTCGATCGATATCAAACGCTATCCGCTGGCCTGGACCGAGTCGCTCCACCTGCGCGGGGTGCGGGTGCTGCCGGTGCTTTTTGCGCTGGCCGACACCGATCTGCTCGACGGCACGGTGGAGATGGAGACCAGCCTGAACGGCCGCGGTGCAGTGGCCGAGCGGGCGGCTTCGCGGCTCAACGGCAAGGGGCGGCTGAAGATCCGCGACGGGCGGATCAAGGGGATCGACATCGCCGGCACGCTGCGCAACCTGACCACCTTCGGTCAGCAGCACGGGCCGAAGCAGACCGACTTCTCCACCCTCTCCGGCAGCTTCACCATCGCGAACGGCCTGCTGGACAACCGCGATCTCTTCATCGCCTCGCCGCTGTTCCGGCTGACCGGGCACGGCACGGTCGATCTGGCCGCGAAGCGGCTGGACTACCACGCCAAGCCCAAGCTGGTCGGCACGCTCACCGGCCAGGGAGATACGCTGCCGGTGCGCAAGGGGCTGGCCGTGCCGCTCCACATCACCGGCAGCTTCGACAAACCGCGCATCACGCCGGAGATCGATCCCATGACCCTGATCAACAGCGTCGGCGGGTTGCTCAAGGGCGGTGCCTCGGGTGTCGGCTCGGTGATCAAGGGCGCCGGGCAGGGCGCGGGCAAGCTGATCGAGGGGGTGACCGGCGGCATTGGTGCGGGCGTGGGCGGTGTACTGGGTGCGGTGCTCGGCGGTGGTCAGGGGCGGCAGCCGGAAGCCGGCACACGCCAGGGCGCGCGGATCGAGCCGAAGCCGAAGGCGGCCCCGGGGCCGGCGCGCATCGCACCGCGCATCCAGCCGAAGAAACCGCAGCCGGCCACGCTGCCGCCGGCGATCGGCGATCTGCTCCAGGGCTTCTGA
- a CDS encoding uroporphyrinogen decarboxylase, with protein sequence MTSLHNDLFLRACLRQPTERTPVWMMRQAGRYLPEYRATRARAGDFLTLCKSPDLACEVTLQPVDLVGVDAAILFSDILVVPEAMGMELVFTAGEGPRFPQPIRTEADIDALARPDPNDELGYVMEAIGRIRRALAGRVPLIGFSGSPWTLATYAVEGGGSKNFSVIKKMMFNHPRALHRLLEKLADAVADYLNAQIASGVQAVQIFDTWGGVLTTRDYRAFSLDYMQRILDRLTREHDGRRVPVILYTKGGMGWLEQIAATGCDVVGLDWTIDIDAARARIGDRVALQGNMDPCMLYATPERIRAEVRDILERFGPGGGHIFNLGHGITPDVPVDHARAFIQAVKEESPRFHQGGDQGACA encoded by the coding sequence ATGACCTCCCTGCACAACGACCTCTTTCTGCGCGCCTGCCTGCGCCAGCCGACCGAACGCACCCCGGTGTGGATGATGCGCCAGGCCGGCCGTTACCTGCCGGAATACCGCGCCACCCGCGCCCGCGCCGGCGACTTCCTCACCCTGTGCAAGAGCCCGGATCTGGCCTGCGAAGTGACGCTGCAGCCGGTCGATCTGGTCGGGGTCGACGCCGCCATCCTCTTCTCCGACATCCTGGTGGTGCCCGAGGCGATGGGGATGGAGCTCGTCTTCACCGCCGGCGAGGGGCCGCGCTTCCCGCAGCCGATCCGCACCGAGGCGGACATCGACGCACTCGCCCGGCCCGACCCCAACGATGAGCTGGGCTATGTGATGGAGGCGATCGGCCGCATCCGGCGGGCGCTGGCCGGCCGCGTGCCGCTGATCGGCTTCTCCGGCAGCCCGTGGACGCTGGCCACCTACGCGGTCGAGGGCGGCGGCAGCAAGAACTTCTCCGTCATCAAGAAGATGATGTTCAACCATCCGCGCGCGCTCCACCGGCTGCTGGAGAAGCTGGCCGATGCGGTGGCCGACTACCTCAACGCCCAGATCGCCAGCGGCGTGCAGGCGGTACAGATCTTCGACACCTGGGGCGGCGTGCTGACCACGCGCGACTACCGCGCCTTCTCGCTCGACTACATGCAGCGCATCCTCGATCGCCTGACCCGCGAGCACGACGGGCGCCGGGTGCCGGTGATCCTCTACACCAAGGGGGGAATGGGCTGGCTGGAGCAGATCGCCGCCACCGGCTGCGATGTGGTCGGGCTCGACTGGACCATCGACATCGACGCCGCCCGGGCGCGCATCGGCGACCGGGTGGCGCTGCAGGGCAACATGGACCCCTGCATGCTCTACGCCACGCCGGAGCGGATCCGGGCGGAGGTGCGCGACATCCTCGAGCGCTTCGGCCCGGGCGGCGGCCACATCTTCAACCTCGGCCACGGCATCACCCCCGATGTGCCGGTCGACCACGCCCGCGCCTTCATTCAGGCGGTCAAGGAGGAGTCACCGCGCTTCCATCAGGGGGGCGATCAGGGGGCCTGTGCATGA